A part of Marinobacter psychrophilus genomic DNA contains:
- the tmpT gene encoding thiopurine S-methyltransferase: protein MDHEFWHARWERKETGFHQKSVNHYLHEHWPDLTGPEKNQVLVPLCGKSHDLWWLHDRGHAILGVELSSIACKDFFEEAGEKAMVTPGSPFTRFRHDDTLELWCGDFFQLSPADVNNVGWVYDRAALIALPPSMRRRYASHLSAILPERCGMLLITLDYDGSEMTGPPFNVTDNEVYELFSDDFTVERLRQENMAKDDPFAKRKGLGGAKESVFRLHKR from the coding sequence ATGGACCACGAATTCTGGCACGCCCGTTGGGAACGCAAAGAGACCGGATTCCATCAAAAATCGGTCAATCACTATCTGCATGAGCACTGGCCAGATCTGACAGGCCCAGAAAAAAACCAGGTTCTGGTACCGCTGTGCGGCAAATCTCATGATCTCTGGTGGCTTCACGATCGCGGCCATGCCATTCTGGGGGTAGAACTCAGCAGCATTGCCTGCAAAGATTTTTTTGAAGAAGCCGGCGAAAAAGCAATGGTGACACCCGGTTCACCGTTTACGCGCTTCCGCCATGACGACACCCTGGAGTTGTGGTGCGGTGACTTTTTTCAGCTATCCCCGGCGGACGTAAACAACGTGGGTTGGGTGTATGACCGCGCCGCACTGATCGCTTTGCCACCGTCCATGCGCCGGCGCTATGCCAGCCACCTGAGCGCCATCTTGCCTGAGCGCTGTGGCATGCTACTGATTACCCTAGATTACGATGGCAGTGAAATGACCGGGCCGCCGTTCAACGTTACTGACAACGAGGTGTACGAACTGTTCAGCGATGACTTCACCGTTGAGCGCCTGCGCCAGGAAAACATGGCAAAAGACGACCCTTTCGCCAAACGCAAAGGCTTGGGTGGCGCCAAGGAAAGTGTGTTCCGGCTACACAAACGATGA
- a CDS encoding YihY/virulence factor BrkB family protein: MASLQIQERLAAAEKWILANPNPPQHWPWTWLYKTGRSLYALIRDFISGQLTLHAMSLVYTTLLSIVPLLALSFSVLKALGVHQQMEPFLYQFFQPLGPQGIDMAERILGFVDNMKVGVLGSVGLAVLVYTVVSLVQKIERSFNMIWRVAEMRSLSQRFSNYLSVIMVGPLLMVSAIGISATIFSSSFVQTLIEIEPFGSVILLISRFTPFFLVVGAFTFVYVFIPNTRVKLRYAFLAGLIAGVSWQGAGMLFASFVAGSAKYAAIYSSFAIGIIMLIWIYLNWMILLLGASLSFYLQNPGSVAKRHQVQLAPELQEQVALALMWMVAKPFHEGRPAPRQEAIEHELRVPGEVTRNVSDKLIRAKLLTLAGNQGDCLHPARSLERISVGDVLKAVRNDEDNVVARLPALLPKSLFGRSTKGDELTFAELLAGEDRPSPLVP, encoded by the coding sequence GTGGCCTCTCTTCAAATACAAGAACGTCTTGCCGCCGCTGAAAAATGGATACTGGCAAATCCTAATCCGCCGCAACACTGGCCCTGGACCTGGCTCTATAAAACCGGGCGCTCGCTGTACGCGCTGATTCGTGATTTTATCAGTGGCCAGCTGACTCTTCACGCCATGAGTCTGGTTTACACCACGTTATTGAGCATTGTGCCGTTGCTGGCGTTAAGCTTTTCGGTGTTGAAGGCTCTGGGCGTGCATCAGCAAATGGAGCCGTTCCTGTACCAGTTCTTCCAGCCGCTGGGCCCCCAGGGTATTGACATGGCAGAGCGCATTTTGGGCTTTGTGGACAATATGAAAGTGGGCGTGTTGGGCTCGGTGGGCCTTGCAGTGCTGGTGTACACGGTAGTGTCCCTGGTGCAGAAAATAGAGCGCTCGTTTAATATGATTTGGCGAGTGGCAGAGATGCGCTCTTTGTCACAGCGCTTCAGTAATTATTTAAGCGTTATCATGGTGGGGCCGCTGCTGATGGTGTCCGCTATTGGTATTAGCGCCACCATTTTTTCCTCATCGTTTGTGCAAACCCTGATAGAGATAGAACCTTTCGGCTCGGTGATTTTGCTGATCAGCCGCTTTACACCGTTCTTCCTGGTCGTGGGCGCCTTCACGTTTGTGTATGTGTTCATTCCCAACACGCGAGTGAAGTTACGTTACGCGTTTCTGGCAGGCCTTATTGCTGGCGTGTCTTGGCAGGGGGCTGGGATGCTGTTTGCGTCGTTCGTGGCCGGGTCTGCCAAATACGCCGCCATTTACTCCAGCTTTGCCATTGGCATTATCATGCTGATCTGGATCTATCTGAACTGGATGATACTGCTGCTGGGTGCCAGTTTGAGCTTTTACTTGCAGAATCCGGGCTCTGTGGCCAAGCGCCATCAGGTGCAGTTGGCGCCGGAGTTGCAGGAGCAGGTCGCCTTGGCGTTGATGTGGATGGTGGCCAAGCCGTTTCACGAGGGCCGGCCCGCGCCGCGGCAGGAAGCAATTGAGCACGAGCTCAGAGTTCCGGGGGAGGTCACTCGTAATGTCAGTGACAAACTCATCCGCGCCAAGCTGCTGACCCTGGCCGGCAACCAGGGAGACTGCTTGCACCCGGCCCGGTCGTTGGAGCGAATTTCGGTGGGTGACGTACTAAAGGCCGTGCGTAATGATGAAGATAACGTGGTGGCACGTTTGCCAGCGTTGCTACCGAAAAGTCTGTTTGGCCGATCCACGAAGGGCGACGAGCTCACCTTCGCTGAACTGCTGGCCGGTGAAGACAGGCCGAGCCCGTTAGTGCCTTAG
- a CDS encoding adenosylmethionine--8-amino-7-oxononanoate transaminase, producing the protein MRNADLVARDLKSVWHPCTQMKDHETLPLIPIKKGKGVWLEDFENNRYIDAVSSWWVNLFGHSNDRINNAIIEQIGQLEHVILAGFSHEPVVNLSERLIEVTPEGLNKCFYADNGSSAIEAALKMSFHYWKNQGLPNKKHFVNLANSYHGETLGALALGDVAIYKNTYQPLLMEVITAPSPDAYLKEPGETDEAFALRQFEAMEALLAERHHEISAVVVEPLIQCAGGMRMHHPIYHTKLREACDRYGVHLIADEIAVGFGRTGTLFACEQAGITPDFMCLSKGLTAGYLPLSVVLTTDTVYNGFYDDYETMRAFLHSHSYTGNPIGCAVALATLDIFRDDRVIENNRRLSACMAESVAHLADHPNVGDIRQHGMTLAIEMVKNKADKTPFHWKERRGLKVYQHSLTRQALIRPLGNVVYFMPPYVITEDQIQHLARVATEGINIAVRD; encoded by the coding sequence ATGCGCAACGCCGACCTCGTCGCCCGTGACCTTAAGTCCGTGTGGCACCCCTGTACGCAGATGAAAGACCACGAAACCTTGCCGCTGATTCCGATTAAAAAAGGCAAAGGAGTGTGGCTGGAAGACTTCGAAAATAACCGCTATATCGACGCGGTCAGCTCTTGGTGGGTGAATCTGTTTGGCCACTCCAATGACCGCATTAACAATGCGATCATCGAACAGATCGGCCAGCTGGAACACGTGATTCTGGCTGGTTTCAGCCACGAGCCGGTGGTGAATCTGTCAGAGCGATTGATTGAGGTAACGCCGGAAGGACTGAACAAGTGCTTTTACGCCGACAACGGTTCATCCGCTATCGAAGCGGCGCTGAAGATGAGTTTTCACTACTGGAAGAACCAGGGCCTGCCGAACAAGAAGCACTTTGTGAATCTCGCCAACAGCTACCACGGTGAAACCCTGGGCGCGCTGGCACTGGGTGATGTGGCGATTTACAAAAACACCTACCAGCCTTTGTTGATGGAAGTGATTACTGCACCCTCGCCGGATGCCTACCTGAAAGAGCCCGGTGAAACCGACGAAGCCTTCGCTCTGCGCCAGTTTGAAGCGATGGAAGCGCTGCTGGCAGAAAGGCACCACGAAATCTCCGCGGTGGTGGTAGAGCCGCTCATTCAATGCGCCGGCGGCATGCGCATGCACCACCCGATTTACCACACCAAACTGCGCGAAGCCTGTGACCGGTACGGCGTACATCTGATTGCCGACGAAATTGCCGTGGGCTTTGGCCGCACCGGTACCCTATTCGCCTGCGAGCAGGCGGGCATTACGCCGGATTTCATGTGCTTGTCAAAAGGCCTGACCGCAGGCTACCTGCCATTGTCTGTGGTGCTGACCACTGATACCGTCTACAACGGGTTTTACGACGATTACGAAACCATGCGGGCGTTTTTGCACAGCCACAGTTACACCGGTAACCCCATTGGCTGCGCCGTAGCACTGGCAACTCTCGACATTTTCCGTGATGATCGAGTTATTGAGAATAACCGGCGCTTGTCGGCCTGTATGGCTGAGTCGGTTGCTCATCTGGCGGATCACCCCAACGTGGGTGATATTCGCCAACACGGCATGACACTGGCCATTGAAATGGTTAAAAACAAAGCCGACAAAACGCCCTTCCACTGGAAAGAAAGGCGCGGCTTGAAAGTGTACCAGCACTCGCTCACCCGCCAGGCCTTGATACGCCCGCTGGGCAATGTGGTGTATTTTATGCCGCCCTATGTGATCACCGAAGACCAGATTCAGCATCTGGCCCGGGTAGCCACGGAGGGCATTAATATCGCTGTGCGCGACTGA
- a CDS encoding COG3014 family protein encodes MEVVFRFLVATFLATLMVGCSSFQQKNQMSAFNDAYAAGDYDLALQAVSFKTAKGSAVDADEHLLDLLHQAELQRLLGRYQEATKTYDLAEEGMKNLDLANILEKSSTAFVALMVNDSERNYQALMSEAILVNTYKSLAFLAAGNNEFARVELNRADDRTRRAVEYFSQEIAEQRKALNQQAQSGQNTAAMVRNSLNNQSLRNAVSQGYDIESEWSVLPEFMVPASTYLHGIYFLANASSRADYEKAATSLTRVAAMNRASGVLQRDAKLAEALAAGSQSITELAPQVWIVYENGLGPVLEETRIDVPLLIFHGNRQAPAYFGIALPRYRDRAAVPGSLGVISDADIAVQTERISDMGSVIRTEMKERFPSVLARAVSSAVIKAVIQNEAAENFGVWGQLGAAALTIATTQADLRSWQALPNHWQAARIDRPENGKLTLTSTNDYSLGTIVIPDQPFTLLYVKRPTLAGPASVVALDLQGRNPASTVQLSGKDLLTATQ; translated from the coding sequence GTGGAAGTTGTGTTTCGTTTTTTGGTGGCAACTTTTCTAGCAACGCTGATGGTGGGATGTTCTTCGTTCCAGCAAAAAAATCAGATGAGCGCTTTTAACGATGCTTATGCGGCAGGCGATTATGACCTTGCGTTGCAAGCGGTGAGCTTTAAAACCGCCAAGGGTTCGGCTGTAGATGCCGATGAGCATTTGCTGGATTTGTTGCATCAGGCGGAGTTGCAGCGTTTGTTGGGCCGCTATCAAGAAGCCACCAAAACCTATGATTTGGCGGAAGAGGGTATGAAGAACCTGGACCTGGCCAATATCCTGGAAAAATCATCAACGGCTTTTGTGGCGTTGATGGTGAACGACTCCGAACGCAATTATCAAGCGCTGATGTCGGAGGCAATTCTTGTCAACACCTATAAGAGTCTGGCGTTTCTGGCTGCCGGCAATAACGAATTTGCACGCGTCGAGCTTAACCGGGCGGATGACCGCACACGGCGTGCAGTGGAATATTTCAGTCAGGAAATCGCCGAACAGCGGAAGGCGTTGAACCAGCAGGCGCAGAGCGGGCAAAACACGGCCGCCATGGTTCGCAACAGCCTGAACAACCAAAGCCTGCGCAATGCTGTGTCGCAGGGCTATGATATAGAGTCGGAGTGGTCGGTGCTGCCCGAGTTTATGGTGCCGGCCAGCACCTATTTGCATGGCATTTACTTCCTGGCCAACGCCAGTAGCCGTGCCGATTACGAGAAAGCCGCCACGTCGCTCACACGTGTTGCCGCGATGAACAGAGCAAGCGGTGTTCTGCAGCGTGACGCCAAACTCGCCGAGGCGTTGGCCGCTGGCTCGCAGTCGATAACTGAACTGGCACCACAGGTGTGGATTGTTTATGAAAATGGCCTGGGTCCGGTATTGGAAGAGACCCGGATTGATGTGCCTTTGCTTATATTTCATGGTAACCGGCAGGCACCCGCTTACTTTGGCATTGCACTGCCCAGATACAGAGATCGTGCCGCCGTTCCGGGCAGCCTGGGTGTAATTTCAGATGCTGACATTGCTGTGCAAACAGAGCGTATATCAGACATGGGGTCGGTCATTCGTACTGAAATGAAAGAGCGGTTTCCCAGTGTTCTGGCGCGAGCCGTGTCGTCTGCGGTGATAAAAGCGGTCATCCAGAACGAAGCCGCAGAAAATTTTGGCGTGTGGGGTCAGCTAGGTGCTGCCGCGCTGACCATTGCCACAACCCAGGCTGATTTACGCAGCTGGCAGGCCCTGCCCAACCACTGGCAGGCCGCTCGGATCGATCGCCCCGAGAATGGTAAACTAACGCTAACAAGCACAAATGACTATTCCTTGGGTACTATTGTGATACCCGACCAGCCGTTTACTCTGCTCTACGTTAAACGGCCCACTTTGGCTGGCCCGGCCAGTGTCGTCGCGCTTGATTTGCAAGGGCGTAACCCGGCATCAACGGTGCAATTGTCGGGAAAGGATTTGCTGACAGCCACTCAATGA
- a CDS encoding 16S rRNA (uracil(1498)-N(3))-methyltransferase, giving the protein MRIPRIYTDTPLQAGAEAQLDDNAAQHVGRVLRMQPGQALSLFNGDGHDYQALIASASKKNVTVQVEHFTANSRESALEIVLGQTLSKGDRMDYAVQKATEMGVTRIVPLSTERCDVRLKGDREDKRLNHWRSVAISAAEQCGRARVPEILPVMNITEWLEYSQRCDVRLVLHHRTEQSLDSLAKPNSVALMIGPEGGLSADEIAQAEKSGFLPVALGPRVLRTETAPVAAMALCQWLWGDVGA; this is encoded by the coding sequence TTGCGAATACCACGAATCTACACTGACACTCCGTTACAGGCCGGCGCAGAAGCGCAGCTGGACGACAACGCCGCACAACATGTCGGCCGGGTATTGCGTATGCAACCTGGCCAGGCACTCAGCCTGTTCAACGGCGATGGCCACGATTACCAGGCGCTGATTGCCAGCGCCAGCAAGAAAAACGTGACGGTTCAGGTGGAACATTTCACTGCAAACAGCCGTGAATCGGCGCTGGAGATCGTGCTCGGGCAAACCCTGTCAAAGGGTGACCGCATGGATTATGCAGTGCAGAAAGCGACGGAAATGGGCGTTACCCGAATCGTGCCTCTTTCCACCGAACGCTGCGATGTGCGTCTGAAAGGCGACCGCGAAGACAAGCGTCTGAACCACTGGCGCTCGGTAGCCATCAGCGCCGCCGAACAATGCGGCCGCGCACGAGTGCCGGAGATTCTACCGGTGATGAACATCACCGAATGGCTGGAATACAGCCAGCGCTGCGACGTGCGCCTGGTGCTCCACCACCGCACCGAACAATCACTGGATTCTCTGGCCAAGCCCAACAGCGTTGCCCTTATGATCGGTCCTGAAGGCGGCCTCAGCGCCGACGAAATTGCCCAAGCTGAAAAATCCGGCTTCCTCCCGGTTGCTCTCGGCCCGAGAGTGCTCCGCACGGAAACCGCGCCGGTTGCCGCCATGGCACTCTGCCAGTGGCTGTGGGGTGATGTTGGTGCCTGA
- a CDS encoding DUF445 domain-containing protein: MTSLATSIELLQYLSIPVIAACIGWATNWLAIKMTFYPIEFFGWPPYLGWQGIIPSKARKMAFISVDATIAKIGTVPQIFQQLDPNVLATQLIHTINPQVEGYVNELMMRESPAFWQSLPGPAKWLVYERARKALPALMMQVMDDIAQNAEQLLDIKTMVVDRLTTDKTLLNRIFLTCGYREFHFIVKSGLYLGFGFGLLQMLLWFVFPVWWVLPLGGLLVGFATNWIALNVIFRPLYPLRLGRWRIQGLFLKRQPEVAESFCHIVAHDILTVGNIIDAILDGPRGGQALDIIKAHLRPLLNADAGVNQTLAHMALGPAAAVSLRNQLESKAVELSRRSLSQPDFQKDRARAIESIMVERMLALSSGEFQELLRPCFQEDEIKLILVGAVLGLLAGIGQLILVFGQALA, from the coding sequence GTGACAAGCCTGGCCACTTCCATCGAGCTCTTGCAGTACCTCAGCATCCCGGTCATCGCGGCTTGTATCGGCTGGGCCACCAACTGGCTGGCCATCAAGATGACGTTTTACCCCATTGAATTTTTTGGCTGGCCACCGTACCTGGGCTGGCAAGGCATTATTCCCTCAAAAGCCCGAAAAATGGCGTTCATCAGCGTAGACGCCACCATCGCCAAGATTGGCACCGTGCCGCAAATCTTCCAGCAGCTAGACCCCAACGTACTCGCAACTCAGCTCATCCACACCATAAACCCGCAGGTTGAAGGTTACGTAAACGAGCTGATGATGCGCGAGTCGCCGGCGTTTTGGCAGAGCTTGCCAGGCCCGGCCAAATGGCTGGTGTACGAGCGAGCGCGCAAAGCCTTGCCCGCACTGATGATGCAAGTAATGGACGACATAGCGCAAAACGCGGAACAGCTGTTAGACATAAAAACCATGGTGGTAGACCGGCTCACCACTGATAAAACCCTGCTGAACCGCATATTTCTGACCTGCGGCTACCGTGAATTCCATTTTATTGTGAAATCAGGCCTGTATCTGGGTTTTGGCTTTGGCCTGTTACAGATGCTGCTGTGGTTCGTATTCCCCGTGTGGTGGGTGCTGCCGCTGGGCGGTTTACTGGTGGGTTTTGCCACCAACTGGATTGCCCTAAACGTTATTTTCCGCCCGCTGTACCCATTACGTCTTGGCCGTTGGCGCATTCAGGGGCTGTTTCTGAAACGTCAACCAGAAGTGGCCGAATCCTTCTGCCACATTGTGGCCCACGACATACTCACGGTGGGTAATATTATAGATGCCATACTGGATGGTCCCCGGGGCGGCCAGGCGCTGGATATCATCAAAGCACATTTACGGCCACTGCTTAACGCAGACGCAGGCGTCAATCAAACGCTGGCACACATGGCGCTGGGCCCCGCTGCCGCTGTCAGTTTACGCAATCAGCTGGAAAGCAAAGCCGTTGAGCTGTCCCGCAGGTCTTTAAGCCAACCGGATTTTCAGAAAGATCGGGCGCGAGCCATCGAATCTATTATGGTTGAGCGCATGCTGGCGCTGTCTTCCGGAGAGTTTCAGGAATTGCTGCGGCCGTGCTTTCAGGAAGATGAAATCAAACTGATTCTGGTGGGTGCGGTACTGGGTCTGTTGGCCGGTATTGGCCAGCTGATTCTGGTGTTTGGGCAGGCATTGGCATAA
- a CDS encoding HDOD domain-containing protein yields MPGLFSWISGCFNRADKTPPAPALGNGFFGKGGSSSKAEGHRPLAEALHQHLFCWLLDTRPQTLGADLENPEAAIEAIAKRLRADELSELPRQPMSLPMLMSALSDDTTTRQDLGNIILRDPALTDQLLKIANSPFFRPDKNDIETVDQAILMLGMNGIRSVVSAALMRPMMSPRNNEEITFTDRAWRWGMASARAAETVARLQGKDASVYFMAGLLPALAYITLYREAHRLVPAGADGTLIKLKPATLHQILVRYQWPVARLIARTWGLSDNYQGLLHRPESPRSHENSALIDGIVIATREVLRQARQRNLAEEDLPALVQLSKNDVTRVQAALKPMLEDPENTPTAQD; encoded by the coding sequence ATGCCAGGACTGTTTTCCTGGATTAGCGGTTGCTTCAACCGCGCCGACAAAACACCGCCGGCGCCAGCCCTCGGCAATGGTTTCTTCGGCAAAGGTGGCTCCAGTAGCAAGGCGGAAGGTCATCGTCCGCTTGCTGAGGCACTGCACCAGCACCTTTTTTGCTGGTTGCTGGATACGCGGCCGCAAACGTTGGGAGCTGACCTGGAAAACCCAGAGGCGGCGATCGAAGCGATAGCAAAGCGCTTGCGCGCCGATGAGCTCAGCGAACTACCGCGCCAACCCATGAGCCTGCCCATGCTAATGAGTGCGCTGTCTGACGACACCACCACGCGCCAGGATCTGGGTAATATTATCCTGCGTGATCCAGCGCTAACGGATCAGTTGCTAAAAATCGCCAACAGTCCGTTTTTTCGTCCCGACAAAAATGACATTGAAACCGTAGATCAAGCGATTTTAATGCTAGGTATGAACGGCATCCGCAGTGTTGTATCCGCCGCATTGATGCGGCCAATGATGTCACCACGTAACAATGAAGAAATCACTTTCACCGATCGTGCCTGGCGCTGGGGAATGGCTAGCGCACGCGCAGCAGAAACCGTTGCCCGACTTCAGGGTAAAGACGCCAGCGTTTATTTTATGGCTGGCTTGTTGCCTGCTCTGGCCTATATAACGCTTTACCGTGAGGCTCATCGCCTGGTGCCCGCCGGCGCCGATGGCACTTTAATCAAACTGAAGCCGGCCACTTTGCACCAGATTCTAGTGCGTTATCAATGGCCGGTGGCCCGGCTTATCGCCCGCACCTGGGGGCTTTCTGACAACTATCAGGGCCTCCTGCACCGGCCCGAGAGCCCACGAAGCCATGAAAACTCTGCGTTAATCGACGGCATTGTTATTGCCACTCGCGAAGTGCTACGCCAAGCGCGCCAGCGCAATTTGGCAGAAGAAGACCTTCCAGCATTGGTGCAATTGAGCAAGAATGACGTCACCCGGGTTCAAGCTGCCCTGAAGCCCATGCTCGAAGATCCCGAAAATACGCCGACAGCTCAAGACTAA
- a CDS encoding YcfL family protein, which produces MKFQKQIIAFSCALALVGCAIQPPAETAAAIDREQLQVDPEVNYFVAVTELLSQRIVQPGGEALLQIQYAVKARSNGDLAWKVTWFDPNGIVVKGVGESYRKASLLTGQTRYFTATAPHTRVTDYQLHLREPQQ; this is translated from the coding sequence ATGAAATTTCAAAAACAGATCATCGCTTTTAGTTGTGCACTGGCATTGGTCGGTTGCGCCATTCAGCCACCCGCCGAAACAGCGGCTGCAATTGACCGCGAGCAACTTCAGGTCGACCCGGAAGTAAACTACTTTGTGGCCGTAACAGAGCTGCTAAGTCAGCGCATTGTTCAGCCTGGCGGAGAGGCCCTGTTACAAATCCAGTACGCTGTTAAGGCACGCTCTAACGGCGATTTAGCTTGGAAAGTGACCTGGTTTGATCCTAACGGCATCGTCGTAAAAGGCGTTGGCGAGAGCTATCGCAAAGCCTCGCTACTAACCGGTCAAACCCGTTATTTCACCGCAACGGCACCCCACACCCGCGTTACCGATTATCAGCTCCATCTTCGTGAGCCCCAGCAATAA
- the lpoB gene encoding penicillin-binding protein activator LpoB, protein MFKLPIVLCVSLLMLAGCATPTRYIDPAADDGPVTMTMDYRDFEKAATEAVDDMLASGAVSKPNGERYIMVVSRVTNDTMQRIDTDQLTKKIRVGLLRSGKVVTTTAVGLDGAEDEMSARARELRDSEEFDQSGVQRKGTLKAPDLSLSGKILQRNHTAGKEQQVEYYIQLSLTDLVTGLATWEVETPIIKRGPNDSVSW, encoded by the coding sequence ATGTTCAAACTTCCGATTGTGCTTTGTGTCAGCCTGCTCATGCTTGCTGGCTGTGCGACGCCTACCCGATATATCGACCCGGCTGCTGACGATGGCCCTGTGACCATGACCATGGATTACCGGGATTTCGAAAAAGCGGCCACCGAGGCCGTGGATGACATGCTTGCCAGCGGCGCCGTTAGTAAACCCAATGGCGAGCGCTATATCATGGTGGTCAGTCGCGTGACCAATGACACGATGCAGCGTATCGACACAGATCAGCTCACCAAGAAGATTCGTGTGGGGTTGCTGCGCTCCGGCAAAGTCGTGACCACCACGGCAGTAGGCCTTGATGGTGCTGAAGATGAAATGAGCGCGCGTGCGCGCGAGTTGCGTGATTCTGAAGAGTTTGACCAATCAGGAGTGCAACGCAAAGGCACCTTGAAAGCGCCAGACCTGAGCCTGTCCGGTAAGATTCTGCAGCGCAATCACACAGCAGGTAAAGAGCAGCAAGTTGAATATTACATTCAGCTATCACTGACCGACCTGGTAACAGGCTTGGCAACCTGGGAGGTAGAAACGCCCATTATCAAACGCGGGCCCAATGACTCCGTTTCCTGGTAA